Proteins encoded within one genomic window of uncultured Draconibacterium sp.:
- a CDS encoding RagB/SusD family nutrient uptake outer membrane protein: MKKLSILMVVVFLLTMSYSCSEDFLTKEPPGSLFESQLYSTDGIDALLIGAYAMVTGSGEWDISWGASIQNWTYGSAASDDAYKGSELTDQVPANDIEHWVVQSTNNYPADKWRWALGMGNDRVNKTLRVIDIVEANGVITAEEANAYRAEARFLRALFYFEARLVFGDYLPIIDEKVEDPSQVSNVNTEGAVLKFITDDLAFAASILPETQSQLGRATKYAAMALAARAYLQDLKYSEAEALIDQIIASGQFVLAPDFMDNYNIATNNNDESIFEIQANVNDIDGSLNAEMGIGLNWPHGGDIGMCCGFHQPSQNLVNAYKVDESGLPMFDTFNDVDLANDQGIPSADVKDENGNITQSGSFTVDPHAVDPRLDHTVSRRGIPYKDWGINRGANWMRKQADGGPYLPASKPFFNKSERFSLSTTTGWQTGVNANNYRYLRYTHIILWKAECRAAANDPAGALTYVNMIRQRAKDSKVVMGKVLIDQLPADAYPWGIGTTDADYMTGGDVDWSQPAANYQIGLYESFADADEAMRAVQWEQRLELGTEGFRFFDLRRWDDLPNQIGGKSMAEVLNDFARGDERIRTSAAGMTGYTFSDNDKYMPVPQAQIDQQIGVLEQRPEY; encoded by the coding sequence ATGAAAAAACTATCAATATTAATGGTTGTAGTGTTTTTACTAACCATGTCATATTCATGTTCAGAAGACTTTCTTACCAAGGAACCTCCGGGTTCGTTGTTTGAAAGTCAGTTATATAGCACCGATGGTATTGATGCCTTGCTGATAGGAGCCTATGCAATGGTCACCGGAAGTGGCGAATGGGATATTAGCTGGGGGGCATCTATTCAAAACTGGACTTATGGCTCGGCTGCATCAGATGATGCTTACAAAGGATCAGAACTTACCGATCAGGTTCCGGCAAACGATATTGAACACTGGGTGGTACAATCTACCAATAATTATCCGGCCGATAAGTGGCGTTGGGCATTAGGTATGGGAAACGACCGGGTTAACAAAACCTTAAGGGTGATTGATATTGTTGAGGCAAATGGTGTAATTACTGCTGAAGAAGCAAATGCATATAGAGCAGAAGCTCGTTTTTTAAGAGCATTGTTTTATTTTGAAGCTCGTTTGGTATTTGGGGATTATTTGCCAATTATCGATGAAAAGGTAGAAGATCCCAGTCAGGTAAGTAATGTAAATACAGAAGGTGCTGTATTAAAATTTATTACTGATGATTTAGCATTTGCTGCAAGTATTTTACCAGAGACTCAGTCACAGCTTGGTCGTGCAACAAAATATGCCGCAATGGCATTGGCTGCAAGGGCTTACTTGCAAGATTTAAAATATTCGGAAGCTGAAGCTTTGATTGATCAGATAATTGCAAGTGGACAATTTGTATTAGCTCCGGATTTTATGGATAACTATAATATTGCGACCAACAACAACGATGAGTCTATCTTTGAGATTCAGGCAAACGTAAATGACATCGATGGATCATTAAATGCAGAGATGGGCATTGGTCTGAACTGGCCTCATGGTGGTGACATTGGTATGTGTTGTGGATTTCACCAACCATCGCAAAATCTTGTAAATGCCTATAAGGTTGATGAAAGCGGATTGCCAATGTTTGATACTTTTAATGATGTAGATCTGGCTAATGATCAAGGGATTCCTTCAGCTGATGTAAAAGATGAAAATGGAAATATTACTCAGTCTGGAAGTTTTACAGTTGATCCGCATGCAGTTGATCCACGTTTGGATCATACGGTAAGTCGTCGTGGCATTCCTTACAAAGATTGGGGAATTAACAGGGGAGCCAACTGGATGCGTAAACAAGCAGATGGTGGTCCGTATTTGCCGGCTTCTAAACCATTCTTTAACAAGTCTGAACGTTTTAGTTTATCAACTACTACAGGATGGCAAACAGGTGTTAATGCTAATAATTATCGCTACCTGCGTTATACTCATATTATTCTTTGGAAAGCTGAATGTCGTGCAGCTGCAAACGATCCTGCAGGAGCTCTTACCTACGTAAATATGATTCGTCAACGTGCTAAAGATAGCAAGGTTGTAATGGGTAAAGTGCTGATTGATCAATTGCCTGCCGATGCTTATCCTTGGGGTATAGGTACAACTGACGCGGATTATATGACCGGTGGTGATGTTGATTGGAGTCAACCGGCAGCCAACTATCAAATTGGTTTGTATGAATCGTTTGCTGACGCTGATGAAGCAATGAGGGCTGTACAGTGGGAGCAACGTTTAGAGTTGGGTACCGAAGGTTTCCGTTTCTTTGATCTTCGTCGCTGGGATGATCTTCCTAACCAAATTGGAGGAAAGAGTATGGCTGAAGTGCTGAATGATTTTGCCAGGGGTGATGAGAGAATTCGTACTTCCGCTGCAGGAATGACAGGTTATACTTTTAGCGATAATGATAAGTACATGCCTGTTCCACAAGCACAGATAGATCAACAAATTGGTGTTCTGGAGCAACGCCCGGAATATTAA
- a CDS encoding nucleoside recognition domain-containing protein codes for MALNYLFIFFFLVAFVIALVKLVFLGDTQVFTDMVQATFDMAKTGFEISLGLTGVLTLWMGIMKIGEKGGIVHVFSKVIGPFFNKLFPELGKEHPAHGSILMNIAANMLNLDNAATPMGLQAMKEMQETNPDKKTASNAQIMFLVLNTSGLTLLPISIMVYRAQLGAVNPSDIFIPILLATYFSTIAGLISVALYQKIKLLDKTILAYLGGLTAIIVGIIWYFSTLDKDAITQVSNVASNFILFTVIVAFILMALFRKVNVYEAFIEGAKDGFKTAVKIIPYLVAILVAIGVFRASGAMDWVVAGVTWCFEQMGVNADFTPALPTALMKPLSGSGARGMMVDAMTTYGADSFVGRVASTVQGATDTTFYILAVYFGAVGIKNTRYAVVCGLIADSVGIIASILLAYLFFY; via the coding sequence ATGGCACTGAACTATCTTTTCATTTTTTTCTTTTTGGTTGCATTTGTAATCGCTCTGGTAAAGCTCGTGTTTTTAGGCGATACTCAGGTTTTTACTGATATGGTACAAGCCACTTTTGATATGGCTAAAACCGGTTTTGAAATTTCGTTGGGATTAACCGGAGTGCTTACGCTGTGGATGGGGATTATGAAGATAGGGGAGAAAGGTGGGATCGTTCATGTGTTCTCGAAAGTGATTGGTCCGTTTTTTAATAAGCTTTTTCCCGAGTTGGGGAAAGAACATCCGGCACACGGTTCTATTTTAATGAATATTGCGGCCAACATGTTAAACCTCGACAATGCTGCAACGCCAATGGGATTGCAGGCGATGAAAGAAATGCAGGAAACTAATCCGGATAAAAAAACAGCGTCGAATGCGCAGATTATGTTTTTGGTGCTGAATACCTCGGGACTCACTTTGCTACCCATTAGCATTATGGTTTATCGTGCGCAGTTGGGAGCTGTAAATCCTTCCGATATATTTATTCCTATTTTGCTGGCTACCTATTTTTCTACCATTGCCGGATTGATTTCTGTAGCCCTCTACCAGAAAATAAAGCTGCTTGATAAAACCATTTTAGCTTACCTCGGCGGATTAACTGCCATAATTGTTGGAATCATCTGGTACTTTTCTACACTCGATAAAGATGCAATTACACAGGTATCGAATGTGGCCAGTAATTTTATTTTGTTTACGGTAATTGTGGCTTTTATTCTAATGGCTTTGTTCCGCAAGGTGAATGTTTACGAAGCTTTTATAGAAGGGGCAAAAGACGGCTTTAAAACTGCAGTGAAGATTATTCCTTACCTGGTGGCAATTTTGGTTGCCATTGGTGTATTTCGTGCATCGGGAGCAATGGATTGGGTGGTTGCCGGCGTTACCTGGTGTTTTGAGCAAATGGGAGTTAATGCCGATTTTACCCCGGCTTTACCAACGGCATTAATGAAACCACTTAGCGGAAGTGGTGCCCGCGGAATGATGGTGGATGCCATGACAACCTATGGTGCCGACTCGTTTGTGGGCCGTGTAGCAAGTACGGTACAGGGTGCTACCGATACTACATTTTATATTCTGGCAGTATATTTTGGTGCAGTTGGAATTAAAAATACACGCTATGCCGTTGTGTGCGGGTTAATTGCCGATTCTGTAGGAATTATCGCATCGATATTGCTTGCCTATCTTTTCTTTTATTAG
- the kdsA gene encoding 3-deoxy-8-phosphooctulonate synthase, giving the protein MIPQIDRLKHTDSGNFFLMAGPCAIESEAMAMEIAEKVVAITEKLKIPYVFKGSYRKANRSRLDSFTGIGDEKALKILRKVRETFDVPVVTDIHTAGEAAIAAEYVDVLQIPAFLCRQTDILVAAAKTGKVVNIKKGQFLSAEAMQFAVNKVRESDNNNIALTERGTTFGYQDLVVDYRGIPVMKEMNVPVVLDITHSLQQPNQASGVTGGKPELIETVARAGIAVGADGIFIETHPNPAEAKSDGANMLRLDLLEQLLGKLVLLKQTVNQLR; this is encoded by the coding sequence ATGATTCCACAAATTGATAGACTTAAACATACCGATAGCGGGAATTTCTTTTTAATGGCTGGTCCTTGTGCCATTGAAAGTGAAGCCATGGCGATGGAAATTGCCGAAAAAGTGGTGGCTATTACCGAAAAATTAAAGATCCCTTATGTTTTCAAAGGTTCGTACCGGAAAGCCAACCGCTCTCGTCTTGATTCGTTTACAGGAATTGGAGACGAAAAAGCATTAAAAATTCTAAGAAAAGTACGCGAAACTTTCGATGTTCCTGTTGTTACTGATATTCACACGGCCGGCGAGGCTGCCATAGCTGCAGAATATGTTGATGTATTGCAGATACCGGCTTTCTTATGCCGCCAAACAGATATTTTGGTGGCTGCTGCAAAAACCGGCAAGGTGGTGAATATTAAAAAAGGACAATTCCTTTCGGCTGAAGCCATGCAGTTTGCGGTAAATAAAGTACGCGAAAGCGACAACAATAATATTGCTCTTACCGAAAGGGGAACAACCTTTGGCTATCAGGATTTGGTAGTGGATTACCGCGGAATTCCGGTAATGAAAGAAATGAATGTACCTGTTGTTCTTGATATCACGCACTCGTTGCAGCAGCCCAACCAGGCCAGTGGAGTAACCGGTGGCAAACCTGAATTGATAGAGACTGTTGCACGCGCCGGAATTGCTGTGGGTGCCGATGGTATTTTTATTGAAACACATCCAAATCCTGCCGAAGCAAAATCGGACGGTGCAAATATGTTGCGACTAGATTTGCTGGAGCAACTTCTAGGCAAGCTGGTTTTGTTAAAACAAACCGTTAATCAATTGAGGTAA
- a CDS encoding TonB-dependent receptor produces MEKNPLKGFLTLLMMSVFMAFSLGSYAQTAVTGTVTGEDGVGIPGVSIVIVGTTQGTITDIDGNYTLTIPDGAEKLTFSYIGMLTQEVEIAGQSTINVVMKADVIGVDEVVVVGYGTQMKEELTGAVSSVSAEKLETTSETSVASRLQGQVAGVTVTSANRPGADATIRIRGVGTINDPDPLYIIDGVPSGPGNNIPPGDIESISVLKDASSAAIYGTRGANGVVIITTKRGRANQQPSINFSVRTGVTKATNQYDLLNTEEYANAVWLIAANQGVAPNHAQYGNGATPVIPDYILPAGAMEGSVDESTYSYPDNVIFRANKQGTDWYDEIYQTGIVQEYDLSVTGGGKNSTYAFSANYLDEEGLLKWTDFKRYTMRMNSDAKFNDWLKVGESLQVAYIDEHGEFGDNGEGTAISHAYRSQPIIPVYDINGEFAGSKASEMGNASNPVQILYDARNNNGKWMRILGNAFAEITLSEGLTVKTLFGANWSQGNTKNFVMPTYERSEPNTVNGVNFLSEYTLQWNWSNTLNYTKTFNDVHKLNVLLGTEAVDNYWQDLNASRRVYFLEDPNYMQLDSGESNKENDGNATEWSLFSVFGRINYNYMGKYYLEGTMRRDGSSRFSEENKYAIFPAASAAWAITEENFMQGTRNWLDLLKLRLGWGMSGNDRIGNYNSYSTYATDAYLSSYAIDGSNTSAAAGFLPDALGSEEVTWETTKTINIGIDANMLDNHLAVGIDFWKRNTEDMLFREPIPQVMGVATAPYVNIGEMENKGVDFEVSYNNTAVGGDLTYNISMNLSHYKNEILKLSGDPNRYIDAATERQKVYTRYTSGTAFPEFYGYIVDGIFQTQAEADAHPQYGDTDYNQPGHFKYRDVDNSGTITAADRTFIGSPHPDLTGGLNINLGYKNFDLTMFFYGSLGNEMINYVTRWIDYGQFNGGLSKDALYNTWGSPYLDDNAKAELPMLDLSDISQEPSTAFIEDASYLRLKNLRLGYTVPKSLLDRAGIKSLRLYGQVSNVFTLSGYSGLDPEVTLPSGNSGTYMGMDMGAWPTPRQIMFGVQLGL; encoded by the coding sequence ATGGAAAAAAATCCTTTAAAAGGTTTTTTAACCTTGCTTATGATGTCTGTATTCATGGCATTTTCTCTAGGTTCTTATGCACAAACAGCTGTAACCGGTACTGTTACCGGTGAAGATGGCGTAGGGATACCTGGTGTGTCGATTGTGATTGTAGGAACTACTCAGGGAACAATCACCGACATTGATGGTAATTACACGTTAACAATACCTGATGGAGCGGAGAAATTGACTTTCTCTTACATTGGCATGTTAACACAGGAAGTTGAGATTGCCGGGCAATCAACAATTAATGTAGTTATGAAAGCCGACGTGATCGGTGTTGACGAAGTAGTTGTTGTGGGTTACGGTACTCAAATGAAAGAAGAATTAACAGGTGCTGTTTCTTCTGTATCGGCTGAGAAGCTCGAGACTACATCAGAAACTAGCGTTGCAAGCCGTCTTCAGGGACAGGTTGCCGGTGTAACTGTTACTTCTGCTAACCGTCCGGGCGCTGATGCTACCATCCGTATTCGCGGGGTTGGAACCATCAACGATCCTGATCCATTGTATATTATTGATGGGGTGCCTTCAGGGCCCGGTAACAACATTCCTCCGGGAGACATTGAAAGTATTTCAGTATTGAAAGATGCTTCTTCGGCTGCTATTTATGGTACACGTGGTGCAAACGGTGTTGTAATTATTACTACTAAACGCGGACGCGCTAACCAGCAACCAAGTATTAATTTTTCTGTGCGCACTGGTGTTACGAAAGCAACAAATCAGTACGATTTGTTGAATACCGAGGAATATGCCAATGCAGTATGGCTAATTGCAGCCAATCAGGGAGTTGCGCCTAATCATGCCCAATATGGTAATGGTGCTACACCAGTAATTCCAGACTATATCTTGCCTGCAGGAGCAATGGAAGGTTCTGTTGATGAATCAACTTATAGTTATCCTGATAATGTAATTTTTAGGGCAAACAAACAAGGTACTGACTGGTACGATGAAATCTACCAAACTGGTATTGTTCAGGAGTATGACCTTTCCGTTACCGGTGGTGGTAAAAACTCTACTTATGCGTTTTCTGCCAACTATTTGGATGAAGAAGGTTTGTTGAAATGGACCGATTTTAAGCGTTATACTATGCGTATGAATTCGGATGCTAAATTTAACGACTGGTTAAAAGTTGGAGAATCGTTACAGGTAGCCTATATTGACGAACATGGTGAGTTTGGCGATAATGGTGAAGGTACTGCTATTTCTCACGCTTATCGTTCTCAGCCCATTATTCCGGTTTACGATATAAATGGTGAGTTTGCCGGAAGTAAAGCTTCTGAAATGGGTAATGCTTCAAACCCTGTCCAGATTCTTTACGATGCACGTAATAACAACGGTAAATGGATGCGTATTTTAGGTAATGCATTTGCTGAAATTACCTTATCCGAAGGGTTAACAGTTAAAACATTGTTTGGTGCCAACTGGTCGCAGGGAAATACTAAAAACTTTGTAATGCCTACATACGAGCGTTCAGAGCCGAATACGGTTAATGGGGTGAATTTCTTATCAGAATATACTTTGCAGTGGAACTGGTCGAATACATTAAATTATACAAAAACTTTTAATGATGTTCATAAATTAAATGTATTGTTAGGAACAGAAGCTGTTGATAATTACTGGCAAGATTTGAATGCTAGTCGTCGTGTATATTTTTTAGAAGATCCTAATTATATGCAACTGGATTCTGGTGAAAGCAATAAGGAAAATGATGGTAATGCAACAGAATGGTCATTGTTTTCAGTATTTGGTCGTATAAATTACAACTATATGGGTAAATATTACCTCGAAGGCACTATGCGCCGTGACGGTTCTTCTCGTTTTAGCGAAGAAAACAAATATGCGATTTTCCCTGCGGCATCTGCTGCATGGGCAATTACTGAGGAGAATTTTATGCAAGGAACCCGTAATTGGTTAGATCTATTAAAACTTCGTTTAGGTTGGGGTATGTCGGGTAACGACCGTATTGGTAATTATAATTCATACTCAACTTATGCTACAGATGCATATCTGTCTTCATATGCGATTGATGGATCAAATACAAGTGCTGCTGCAGGATTTCTACCTGATGCTTTAGGTAGTGAAGAGGTAACCTGGGAAACTACTAAAACTATAAATATTGGTATTGATGCTAATATGCTGGATAATCATTTGGCTGTAGGTATCGATTTCTGGAAACGTAATACCGAAGATATGTTGTTCCGCGAGCCTATACCTCAAGTTATGGGTGTTGCAACAGCTCCTTATGTAAATATTGGCGAAATGGAAAATAAAGGTGTTGATTTTGAGGTATCTTATAACAACACAGCAGTAGGTGGCGACCTTACTTACAATATAAGCATGAACTTGTCACATTACAAAAATGAAATTCTCAAACTTTCGGGAGATCCTAATCGTTATATTGATGCAGCAACAGAACGCCAAAAAGTTTATACTCGTTACACATCAGGAACAGCTTTCCCTGAATTCTACGGTTATATTGTAGATGGTATTTTTCAAACGCAGGCCGAAGCTGATGCACATCCTCAGTATGGCGATACCGACTATAATCAACCAGGGCATTTTAAATACCGTGATGTTGATAATAGTGGAACAATCACTGCGGCTGACAGGACATTTATAGGTAGTCCGCATCCCGACTTAACCGGTGGTTTGAATATTAATTTGGGGTATAAAAACTTCGATCTAACTATGTTTTTCTATGGTAGTTTAGGTAATGAAATGATTAATTATGTAACTCGTTGGATTGATTATGGTCAGTTTAATGGTGGTTTAAGCAAAGATGCATTGTACAACACTTGGGGAAGTCCTTACCTGGATGATAACGCAAAAGCTGAATTACCAATGCTGGACTTAAGCGATATTTCTCAGGAGCCATCTACTGCATTTATCGAAGATGCATCGTACTTGCGCCTGAAAAATTTACGTCTGGGTTACACTGTTCCTAAATCATTGCTTGACAGAGCTGGAATTAAAAGCTTAAGACTTTACGGACAGGTATCTAACGTGTTTACTCTTTCCGGTTATAGCGGATTGGATCCAGAAGTCACGTTGCCTTCGGGTAATTCAGGTACTTATATGGGCATGGATATGGGGGCATGGCCTACTCCTCGTCAGATTATGTTCGGTGTTCAGCTTGGCTTATAA
- a CDS encoding Dabb family protein, which yields MQKRRTFLKKTIAGITLSTLLPFSKSATAGEVKLQGALIHHVFFWLKEADNENHKKQLVEALHQLTKVKTIKLSHIGFPASTEDRDVVDHSYSVSYMVMFDSQADQDSYQVDPIHLKFVEENQHLWSKVVVYDSMD from the coding sequence ATGCAAAAAAGAAGAACTTTTTTAAAGAAAACCATTGCGGGGATTACTTTATCAACACTACTTCCTTTTAGTAAAAGTGCCACCGCCGGCGAAGTAAAACTTCAGGGAGCACTAATACATCATGTATTCTTCTGGCTAAAAGAAGCCGATAATGAGAATCATAAAAAACAACTGGTTGAGGCTTTACACCAACTCACCAAGGTAAAAACCATAAAACTGAGCCACATTGGTTTTCCGGCGTCAACAGAAGACCGTGATGTGGTAGACCATTCCTATTCGGTATCGTATATGGTAATGTTCGACAGCCAGGCCGATCAGGATTCGTATCAGGTTGATCCGATTCACCTAAAATTTGTGGAAGAAAACCAACACCTTTGGAGCAAGGTTGTGGTTTACGATTCTATGGATTAG